A region of Candidatus Roizmanbacteria bacterium DNA encodes the following proteins:
- a CDS encoding adenosylcobalamin-dependent ribonucleoside-diphosphate reductase has product MKLTGVSEKVFLDRYSLKDIKGNPVEAQPDEMWRRIANAVAEQEKPSQRKKWADAFYNAMEDFKYVPGGRILAGAGTGYSVTFYNCFVIPSPKDSRGGILNTLGEMIEIMARGGGVGINLSTLRPRGARVEKVNGFSSGPCNWAEIFSLATKDIIQQGGTRRGALMLMLWDWHPDIEEFITVKQDLSRINGANLSVAVSDSFMEAVKKDEDWPLIFPDKNDPEYDEVWDGDIEGWKAKGKKIKVYKVVKARKIWDLIAEAAWKSAEPGVVFMERYNKMHNNYYWNKIICVNPCGEEGLPGWGVCNLGSINLSAFVKGYEVDRAGTFDFEELRKTVRIAVRLQDNVVDMDPYVFPGIKKTQLEGERRIGLGTMGLGDTLIKLHIRYGSEESLKFIEKVYKMIAHESYLASSDNAKEKGSFKKFDGAKFVKSGFMKTLPAEIRKKIKKDGIRNSVLLMQAPTGSTSLMASTTSGIEPVYEFEFIRRDRLGEHAIRHHLYDEWYKKHEAEMKAGTIKRPEYFVSANDLSPEDHVMVQAVIQKYVDASISKTVNAPTTHTVDDVKRLYTLAYEQGLKGIAYMREGSRAGVLERKPDAKAAPDKAEQPKMQIPTVKPRPMVVHGSTYKIDTPVGRAYVTINTNGNNEPHEVFMTIGKAGTDVFAMAEGLGRMISMYFRSTAHLPAEERIKNVINELQGIGGGRTMGFGKERVRSMPDAVAKVLKMHFEYLNKQRTETQNGNGHTTEVKLVSEVEQPALLAEQGQQLVAAADVPKEKHFDICKECGQALLAREEGCAKCYGCGYAEC; this is encoded by the coding sequence ATGAAACTGACAGGTGTTTCAGAGAAAGTATTCCTTGACAGATACTCTCTCAAAGACATAAAGGGCAATCCAGTTGAAGCACAACCGGATGAGATGTGGCGCCGTATCGCCAATGCTGTCGCCGAGCAGGAAAAGCCTTCACAGCGCAAGAAATGGGCTGATGCATTCTATAATGCAATGGAGGATTTTAAGTATGTTCCCGGAGGCCGCATTCTTGCAGGCGCAGGTACAGGCTATTCGGTAACTTTTTATAACTGTTTTGTGATTCCGTCTCCGAAAGATTCCCGTGGAGGAATTCTGAATACATTGGGAGAAATGATTGAGATTATGGCTCGGGGAGGCGGTGTCGGAATTAACCTTTCCACACTTCGACCACGAGGGGCACGGGTTGAGAAAGTAAACGGATTTTCTTCGGGGCCCTGCAACTGGGCAGAGATATTCTCACTTGCTACTAAAGATATTATTCAGCAGGGCGGTACCCGTCGCGGAGCTCTTATGCTTATGCTCTGGGACTGGCACCCTGATATCGAAGAATTTATTACTGTAAAACAAGATCTTTCACGCATCAACGGAGCAAACCTTTCCGTTGCCGTTTCAGACTCCTTTATGGAAGCAGTCAAGAAAGATGAGGACTGGCCTCTTATTTTCCCGGATAAAAATGATCCTGAATATGACGAAGTGTGGGACGGGGATATTGAGGGCTGGAAAGCGAAAGGAAAGAAAATCAAAGTGTATAAAGTTGTCAAAGCAAGAAAGATCTGGGATCTTATTGCTGAAGCTGCCTGGAAGTCTGCAGAGCCCGGAGTAGTGTTTATGGAGAGATACAACAAAATGCACAATAACTACTACTGGAATAAAATCATCTGCGTAAACCCATGCGGAGAAGAAGGTCTTCCGGGATGGGGAGTATGTAATCTTGGTTCTATCAATCTCTCAGCCTTTGTCAAAGGATATGAGGTTGATCGTGCCGGAACATTTGATTTTGAGGAACTTCGAAAGACAGTACGCATTGCAGTAAGACTCCAGGACAATGTTGTAGATATGGATCCGTACGTGTTTCCGGGGATAAAGAAGACCCAGCTTGAAGGAGAAAGAAGAATTGGTCTTGGGACTATGGGGCTCGGGGACACTCTTATTAAGCTTCATATTCGTTACGGTTCAGAAGAGTCTTTGAAGTTCATCGAGAAAGTTTACAAGATGATTGCACATGAATCATACCTTGCATCTTCTGATAATGCGAAAGAGAAGGGGTCCTTCAAGAAATTTGACGGTGCTAAATTTGTGAAGAGCGGTTTCATGAAAACTCTTCCTGCCGAAATCAGAAAGAAAATAAAAAAAGACGGCATTAGAAACTCAGTGCTTCTCATGCAGGCTCCCACGGGATCAACTTCCCTTATGGCCAGTACAACATCAGGAATAGAGCCTGTATATGAATTTGAATTCATAAGGCGAGATCGTCTTGGAGAACATGCCATACGGCATCATCTCTATGATGAATGGTACAAAAAACATGAAGCTGAGATGAAGGCCGGAACAATCAAAAGACCGGAGTACTTTGTATCAGCAAATGATCTTTCTCCTGAAGATCATGTCATGGTTCAGGCTGTCATTCAGAAATATGTTGATGCATCAATTTCGAAGACTGTCAATGCCCCGACCACACACACGGTTGACGATGTAAAAAGACTCTATACATTGGCATATGAACAGGGATTGAAGGGTATTGCCTATATGAGAGAGGGATCCCGTGCCGGTGTTCTTGAGAGAAAACCTGATGCCAAAGCTGCGCCGGACAAAGCAGAACAGCCGAAAATGCAGATACCGACAGTAAAACCGCGACCGATGGTTGTTCACGGATCGACATACAAAATCGATACACCGGTCGGACGGGCATATGTCACCATAAATACCAACGGCAATAATGAACCACATGAAGTATTTATGACAATCGGTAAAGCAGGGACAGATGTATTTGCCATGGCAGAAGGGCTGGGTCGTATGATCTCTATGTACTTTAGATCTACCGCTCATCTTCCGGCTGAGGAGCGCATCAAAAACGTCATCAACGAGCTTCAGGGAATCGGCGGCGGGCGCACGATGGGATTTGGAAAAGAACGTGTCCGCAGTATGCCTGATGCCGTAGCCAAAGTCTTGAAAATGCATTTTGAGTACTTGAATAAACAACGAACAGAGACTCAAAACGGCAACGGCCATACAACAGAAGTGAAGCTAGTGAGTGAAGTCGAACAGCCGGCACTTCTTGCCGAACAAGGTCAGCAACTGGTTGCTGCTGCAGACGTACCGAAAGAAAAGCATTTTGACATCTGTAAAGAATGCGGTCAGGCATTACTTGCACGTGAAGAAGGTTGTGCAAAGTGCTATGGCTGCGGTTATGCAGAATGTTAA
- a CDS encoding ANTAR domain-containing protein encodes MPKNNSLLETVNLLSELVVFETYDFSEFLKKLMKLILKCIPADSCLIYFYDTAHQELILTASKKPHGKLLGKIKMRPGEGITGWVAEHKKTVVLKKEAYKDSRFKQFKELPEDKYEAFLSVPIIDKSGVVGVINIQNISPYEFEKEQIVILEAMVKIVSSAFQKVALERQVSTLQTKLEDRKIIDKAKGILMNKNTLSEKEAYAVIRREAMKKRKTMREIADAILLVWG; translated from the coding sequence ATGCCTAAGAATAATTCATTACTTGAGACCGTCAATCTTCTTTCGGAACTGGTCGTATTTGAGACATATGATTTCAGTGAATTTTTGAAGAAGCTGATGAAACTGATCCTGAAATGTATTCCGGCAGATTCGTGTCTTATTTATTTTTATGACACGGCGCATCAGGAACTTATTCTCACGGCATCAAAAAAACCGCACGGCAAGCTTTTGGGCAAAATCAAGATGAGACCGGGTGAAGGCATAACGGGCTGGGTCGCCGAACACAAGAAAACGGTTGTATTGAAGAAAGAGGCCTATAAAGATAGTCGTTTTAAACAATTTAAAGAGTTGCCTGAAGACAAATATGAAGCATTTCTTTCTGTTCCAATTATCGATAAGTCAGGTGTTGTCGGCGTAATTAATATTCAAAACATTTCACCTTATGAGTTCGAGAAAGAACAAATCGTGATATTAGAGGCTATGGTAAAAATAGTTTCATCGGCATTTCAGAAAGTCGCTCTGGAAAGACAGGTGTCTACACTTCAGACAAAACTGGAAGACAGAAAAATAATTGACAAAGCAAAGGGCATTCTTATGAATAAAAATACATTATCAGAAAAAGAAGCATATGCGGTCATAAGGCGAGAAGCAATGAAAAAACGGAAAACAATGAGGGAGATTGCAGATGCAATTCTTCTTGTATGGGGGTGA
- the lepB gene encoding signal peptidase I — protein MSKDDNSFVNALIIWPLKFVGMILQLLFFAAFVFAGWFVLQMVGVLNVQVPVSGASMLPTLPEEGYVPFQRFYYDGRVQKFIPQTIAKGDIVVFENDETHEELEKQQKDSSGFVKRVIGVAGDIVQIRDGFVYVNGKRLEEPYTLKPRSTFGGKEIQDCEVVKVPEGKLFVLGDNRKLSMDSRQIGLVSVQDVQFYIPYEKQENEFANRWRDSSHDFDTENESLFNVDDFVFLLNQKRRENDLSELKYQPKLERSAQYRAEVMLKYNEFDSDAPHSGYSMKDAMSDANYSNIVYGEFPMIGYYDAEELYDAFMEQPGASEFLLNKDYDEIGVSTFVGELNNCPVQVVVQHLAGYVPPDYSQSQISDWKDGLSRLRKIQPGWQQLKSYNDLYSQNKADIDRINEILDIRIARFSQIIQRMEANQWLTEQEKSWIKEDTNLAEEQNRLAERLNAR, from the coding sequence ATGTCCAAGGACGACAACTCATTCGTAAATGCTTTGATTATCTGGCCATTGAAATTCGTGGGGATGATTCTCCAACTCCTTTTTTTTGCGGCGTTTGTCTTTGCGGGTTGGTTCGTCCTGCAAATGGTCGGAGTCCTGAATGTACAGGTTCCGGTGTCCGGTGCTTCCATGCTTCCCACGTTGCCTGAGGAAGGGTATGTCCCGTTTCAGCGGTTTTATTATGACGGGCGGGTTCAGAAATTTATTCCTCAAACGATTGCAAAGGGGGACATCGTTGTTTTTGAGAATGACGAAACGCATGAAGAACTGGAAAAGCAGCAGAAAGACTCAAGCGGATTTGTAAAACGCGTTATAGGAGTGGCCGGAGATATCGTGCAGATTCGCGACGGTTTTGTCTATGTCAACGGGAAGCGTCTTGAAGAACCGTATACCCTGAAGCCCCGCTCCACGTTCGGAGGGAAAGAAATCCAGGATTGCGAAGTTGTGAAAGTCCCGGAAGGCAAGCTGTTTGTGTTGGGAGATAATAGAAAATTGAGTATGGATTCCCGGCAGATAGGGCTTGTTTCAGTACAGGATGTCCAGTTTTATATCCCGTACGAGAAGCAGGAAAATGAGTTTGCAAATCGCTGGCGCGACTCATCACATGACTTTGATACAGAGAACGAATCACTGTTTAATGTCGATGATTTTGTGTTCCTTCTCAATCAAAAACGGCGGGAAAACGATCTTTCTGAACTGAAGTACCAGCCCAAGCTGGAACGGTCCGCACAGTACCGGGCAGAAGTCATGCTGAAATACAATGAGTTTGATTCCGATGCTCCGCACAGCGGATATTCCATGAAAGATGCTATGAGTGACGCCAATTACTCAAACATCGTATACGGTGAGTTTCCGATGATCGGGTACTATGACGCGGAAGAATTGTATGATGCTTTTATGGAACAGCCCGGTGCTTCAGAGTTTCTTTTAAACAAAGACTATGATGAAATCGGTGTTTCAACATTTGTCGGAGAACTCAATAACTGCCCGGTACAGGTGGTAGTTCAGCACCTGGCAGGATATGTCCCGCCCGACTACTCACAATCACAGATATCGGATTGGAAAGACGGTCTCTCAAGACTGCGAAAGATCCAACCCGGGTGGCAGCAGCTTAAATCTTATAACGATTTGTACTCTCAGAATAAGGCTGATATTGATAGGATCAATGAAATACTCGACATCCGAATAGCCCGTTTTTCACAAATTATTCAGCGTATGGAGGCAAATCAATGGCTGACTGAACAAGAAAAATCCTGGATAAAGGAAGATACCAATCTTGCCGAAGAACAAAATCGACTGGCGGAAAGATTGAATGCCCGTTAG
- a CDS encoding acyltransferase, giving the protein MKERNTTIDFLRGLAVLLMILIHATAYFLGDPTVYAVWDYTHFAVPLFVFCSGYIFFAKDSITTLSVSYVVKGLKRLVIPYYLFLIPFFILVFIKNPTSFNIKQMTEKILLSGGRDLSWLVILFIYFLFLIPVIHFMYRQKKWLFYILTGTAFVSTVLLLISIPPVPFRYVMWLPWTFFLIFTLLFTNHKENRYFFIGTILLSVMTFFITRDFLQSQGKTLVLTENKYPPNLYYLSYGIFFTTVMYWVHRLVSKNKLYMTYLQKPFDFLSAHSYSLFFIHFLFVKIFVDYGFHKIIGPWWFFVVLLFLSAAVQKGILLIRAGK; this is encoded by the coding sequence ATGAAAGAGAGAAACACGACGATTGACTTTTTACGCGGTCTTGCTGTTTTGCTGATGATTCTTATACATGCAACGGCATATTTTCTTGGTGATCCGACCGTATATGCCGTTTGGGATTATACTCATTTTGCCGTTCCTCTCTTTGTCTTTTGCTCAGGATATATTTTTTTCGCAAAAGACAGTATAACAACTCTTTCAGTTTCATATGTGGTAAAAGGGCTGAAACGCCTTGTAATTCCTTACTATCTCTTCCTTATTCCTTTTTTTATCCTTGTGTTTATAAAAAATCCTACATCCTTCAATATAAAGCAGATGACGGAAAAAATACTTTTGAGCGGTGGCCGTGATCTGAGCTGGCTGGTAATTCTCTTTATTTACTTTTTGTTCCTGATCCCGGTCATTCATTTTATGTATAGACAGAAAAAATGGCTGTTTTATATTCTGACAGGAACGGCTTTCGTGAGTACTGTTCTGCTTTTAATCTCCATCCCGCCCGTGCCCTTCCGATATGTCATGTGGCTGCCGTGGACATTCTTTCTTATTTTTACCCTGCTTTTTACCAATCACAAAGAAAATCGGTATTTCTTTATAGGGACGATACTGCTGTCTGTCATGACTTTTTTTATAACGAGAGATTTCCTTCAAAGCCAAGGAAAGACGTTGGTACTGACTGAAAACAAATATCCGCCGAACCTGTATTATTTGTCATACGGGATCTTTTTTACGACAGTCATGTACTGGGTTCACCGTCTTGTCTCCAAGAACAAGCTGTACATGACATACCTGCAAAAGCCGTTTGATTTTTTAAGCGCACATTCATACTCTCTCTTTTTTATTCATTTTCTATTTGTAAAAATATTCGTGGATTACGGATTTCATAAGATAATCGGTCCGTGGTGGTTTTTTGTCGTACTGCTTTTCCTTTCTGCTGCGGTACAAAAGGGTATATTGTTGATTCGTGCCGGAAAGTAG
- the nrdR gene encoding transcriptional repressor NrdR produces MKCLFCQHTNTEVIETRVSENRTAIRRRRSCPQCKKRFTTYERIEELPILVIKRDLRRERFDRKKLMNGIFKAVGKTTVTADQVEDIVNQIEQDITQAGKTEVSSSEIGSMVAYQLKNIDKIAYIRFASVFRRFVDVEEFELELRKLS; encoded by the coding sequence ATGAAGTGTCTTTTTTGTCAACACACGAATACTGAAGTCATTGAAACGCGCGTTTCAGAAAACAGAACCGCTATCAGAAGGCGCCGTTCTTGTCCGCAGTGCAAGAAAAGATTTACGACATATGAACGCATAGAGGAGCTGCCGATACTGGTTATCAAGAGAGATCTGAGAAGAGAGCGTTTTGACAGAAAGAAACTGATGAACGGCATATTTAAAGCAGTAGGGAAGACGACGGTGACAGCAGATCAGGTCGAAGATATCGTAAACCAGATAGAACAGGATATTACACAGGCAGGCAAAACGGAAGTCAGCAGCAGTGAGATAGGTAGTATGGTTGCTTACCAACTGAAAAACATAGATAAGATCGCGTACATCCGGTTTGCATCAGTGTTTAGAAGATTTGTCGATGTTGAAGAGTTTGAATTGGAGCTGAGAAAGCTCTCATGA
- the glnA gene encoding type I glutamate--ammonia ligase: MITLAEATSLIRSKEVAFIDLKFTDIRGVWQHMTIAARDFNTAIKDGIGFDGSSIRGFQDIYDSDMLLFPDPTTIFKDPFFEKTLSCICGIVDPMTGKPFEKDPRHIAKKAEKYLKKSGFGDTSYWGPEAEFFLFDVLNIHFSPYRQLIELESSEIPADDFDSRSPGDGYHMAMKRGYFPAAPFDKLQRFRSEMVEILEKIGIEVEVHHHEVAAAGQVEIDLRYDTLVTMADKLMIYKYVARNLAKVHGLVAVFLPKPIYGDNGSGMHTHQSIFKNGSNVFFDKKGYGGLSHLGHAYVAGLLTHIDGLLGVTNPTVNSYRRLVPHFEAPTAVAFSARNRSAAVRIPMYHASEKAKRVEFRCPDPTCNPYLAFAAQLVAGIEGMEKKMDPVNMGFGPYDNVNIWETENIRQTPKTLFETLDAFEKDSVYKKSGVFPKEILESYIGLKRDEATEAMMYPTVSDFFFYGDM, from the coding sequence ATGATTACGTTAGCAGAAGCAACATCTTTGATTAGGTCAAAAGAAGTTGCGTTTATAGACCTGAAGTTTACCGATATTCGCGGAGTATGGCAGCATATGACCATTGCTGCAAGGGACTTCAATACAGCGATAAAAGACGGCATCGGGTTTGACGGTTCAAGTATTCGCGGCTTTCAGGATATATATGACAGCGATATGCTTCTTTTTCCCGATCCGACAACAATCTTTAAAGATCCTTTTTTTGAAAAAACACTCTCATGTATCTGCGGTATCGTCGATCCGATGACCGGGAAACCGTTTGAAAAAGACCCTCGCCATATCGCAAAAAAAGCAGAGAAATATCTGAAAAAATCAGGATTCGGAGACACGTCATATTGGGGTCCTGAGGCGGAGTTTTTCCTCTTTGATGTCCTCAATATTCATTTCTCCCCCTACAGACAGCTTATTGAACTCGAAAGCTCTGAAATTCCTGCAGATGACTTTGATTCCCGATCTCCCGGTGACGGATATCATATGGCCATGAAGCGGGGATATTTCCCGGCTGCTCCCTTTGACAAACTGCAGAGATTCAGATCGGAAATGGTTGAAATTCTTGAAAAAATCGGCATAGAAGTTGAAGTGCATCATCATGAAGTTGCAGCAGCAGGACAGGTGGAAATTGATCTCAGATACGATACTCTGGTAACAATGGCTGACAAACTAATGATTTACAAGTATGTAGCACGGAATCTTGCGAAAGTACACGGGCTCGTTGCCGTCTTTCTCCCCAAACCGATTTATGGAGATAACGGATCCGGTATGCACACACACCAGAGCATCTTTAAAAACGGAAGCAATGTATTCTTCGACAAAAAGGGATACGGAGGACTCTCTCATCTCGGGCATGCGTATGTAGCCGGATTACTGACGCATATTGACGGTTTACTGGGGGTGACAAATCCTACGGTCAATTCCTATCGCAGACTTGTTCCCCATTTTGAGGCGCCGACAGCCGTTGCTTTTTCAGCCAGAAACCGCAGTGCGGCAGTAAGAATCCCGATGTATCATGCTTCGGAAAAAGCAAAACGGGTAGAATTCCGTTGTCCCGATCCGACCTGCAACCCGTATCTTGCCTTTGCGGCTCAGCTTGTCGCCGGTATTGAGGGTATGGAAAAGAAAATGGATCCGGTAAACATGGGATTTGGACCGTATGACAATGTAAATATCTGGGAAACCGAAAATATCCGTCAGACGCCGAAAACATTGTTTGAAACACTTGATGCTTTTGAGAAAGACAGCGTGTATAAAAAATCAGGCGTTTTCCCAAAAGAAATTTTGGAAAGCTACATTGGGCTAAAACGCGATGAAGCAACGGAAGCCATGATGTATCCTACTGTTTCAGACTTTTTCTTTTACGGAGATATGTAA
- a CDS encoding aldo/keto reductase — MIIPTKKLKSGFEMPVFGLGTWQMGGREERNPENNDGADIEAIKRAIEAGISHIDTAEMYAAGHAEELVGMAISGFDRNRLFLTSKVLDGNQTYDGVMHAVHGSLKRLGTEYLDLYLIHAPDESVHISETMRAMDDVVDQKLVKNIGLSNFSVKQFEQAQQYARHKIVTNQVHYNLEIREIEKNGALSYYQLHDVMITAWRPLQKSIILTDGAEILRDIGKKYTKTPAQVAINWLISQHNVVTMSTMRDWKHLEENLGAIDWELSDRDIEYLRREFPHQKPISDVYPLSDNLW, encoded by the coding sequence GTGATTATTCCGACAAAAAAGCTCAAATCCGGTTTTGAAATGCCGGTATTCGGACTTGGTACTTGGCAGATGGGAGGACGGGAAGAACGAAATCCCGAAAATAATGATGGGGCTGACATTGAAGCAATAAAGCGTGCAATAGAGGCAGGGATTAGTCACATTGACACGGCTGAAATGTATGCGGCCGGTCATGCCGAAGAACTGGTCGGTATGGCAATCAGCGGTTTTGATCGAAATCGTCTGTTTCTGACGTCAAAAGTACTGGACGGGAATCAGACATACGATGGAGTTATGCATGCCGTTCACGGATCTCTGAAGCGGTTAGGTACGGAATATCTTGACTTATACCTCATACACGCCCCGGACGAATCGGTCCATATTTCTGAGACGATGCGGGCTATGGATGACGTTGTGGATCAAAAACTCGTGAAGAATATCGGACTCAGTAATTTTTCCGTGAAGCAGTTTGAGCAGGCACAGCAATACGCACGTCATAAGATTGTGACGAACCAGGTTCATTACAACCTTGAGATACGGGAAATCGAAAAAAACGGGGCCCTGTCATATTATCAACTGCACGATGTCATGATTACTGCCTGGAGACCGCTTCAGAAAAGTATTATTTTGACAGACGGTGCGGAAATACTGAGAGATATCGGTAAAAAATATACAAAAACACCGGCACAAGTAGCAATAAATTGGCTTATCTCCCAACACAATGTGGTAACAATGTCTACTATGAGAGATTGGAAACACCTGGAAGAAAACCTCGGGGCTATCGATTGGGAGCTTTCAGATCGTGACATTGAATATCTTCGTCGTGAATTTCCTCATCAAAAACCGATTTCTGACGTATATCCCCTTTCTGACAACCTTTGGTAA
- a CDS encoding UbiA prenyltransferase family protein, with translation MKQTILVYARALRVNQWIKNFIIFAAILFAGELFDLELLSKTIGAFFIFCLLSSTSYVLNDIIDYQYDKKHPTKKHRPIASGLISIPQATFIVFILTLVSLLISLAYSLNFFFLSLFFLLLHFYYSLYLKRYPVVDIFTISLSFVLRTLAGVVATGYHVPIWLLMTVFFISLFMASVKRHAELVTHGSDTRESLYRYKNHMLYFLSTTFATLTIVSYALYTYTLYIDPSQQSTYSGSSICEQLYQKPKDIQNCEKQNLITNISEYFPNLEARKLMMLTIPFVVYGISRYAQLLYEKEEGERPEKIITTDKPLLITIFLWGFMIFLLIYVF, from the coding sequence ATGAAACAAACAATCCTCGTGTATGCTCGGGCGCTTCGTGTCAATCAATGGATCAAAAATTTCATAATTTTTGCGGCAATTTTATTTGCGGGAGAGCTTTTTGATTTAGAACTTCTTTCCAAAACAATCGGAGCTTTCTTTATTTTCTGTTTGTTGTCGTCTACGTCATATGTCCTGAACGACATTATTGATTACCAGTACGACAAGAAACACCCGACAAAAAAACATCGCCCTATTGCTTCAGGTCTTATCTCAATCCCTCAGGCGACTTTTATCGTATTCATTCTGACACTTGTTTCGCTTCTAATATCTCTCGCATATTCTCTCAATTTCTTTTTTCTGTCGCTCTTCTTCCTTCTTCTTCATTTTTACTATTCTCTATACCTGAAGCGGTATCCGGTAGTTGATATTTTTACGATTTCCTTGTCTTTTGTCCTCAGAACCCTTGCCGGCGTGGTCGCAACCGGGTATCACGTCCCGATATGGCTTCTTATGACAGTCTTTTTCATCTCTCTTTTTATGGCATCTGTCAAACGGCATGCCGAGCTTGTCACTCACGGAAGCGATACAAGGGAATCTTTGTATCGGTACAAAAATCATATGCTGTACTTTCTCTCAACGACTTTTGCGACACTGACGATCGTATCATATGCTTTATATACCTATACGCTGTATATTGATCCGTCGCAGCAAAGTACGTATAGCGGATCATCAATCTGTGAACAGCTGTATCAAAAACCGAAAGATATCCAAAACTGCGAAAAGCAAAATCTTATCACGAATATTTCCGAATACTTTCCGAATCTTGAAGCAAGGAAACTGATGATGTTGACGATCCCGTTTGTCGTATACGGAATCTCACGATATGCTCAGCTTCTGTATGAAAAAGAAGAAGGAGAAAGACCTGAAAAAATCATTACGACAGATAAACCGCTGCTCATCACAATCTTCCTGTGGGGATTTATGATATTTCTTCTTATTTACGTATTCTAG
- a CDS encoding YbhB/YbcL family Raf kinase inhibitor-like protein, with product MKLTSPTFENGNTIPEPYTCKGLNVSPPLEIIGVPSDTKSLILVVKDINAQPKPWIHWLIYNIPADTKEIEEGSIPVGAREGMCNGGTYGYEGPCPKYFTGNHSYDFTLIAIDSVPDIPMDADYKALSDDVQNHILGEATLRGTVKGTGEEAVEKS from the coding sequence ATGAAACTTACCAGTCCGACATTTGAAAACGGCAATACCATTCCTGAACCTTATACCTGCAAAGGGTTGAATGTTAGTCCTCCTCTTGAAATTATAGGAGTTCCTTCCGACACAAAAAGTCTGATTCTTGTTGTGAAGGATATAAACGCACAACCCAAACCGTGGATTCACTGGCTTATTTACAATATTCCGGCAGATACGAAAGAGATTGAGGAGGGTTCTATCCCGGTGGGTGCCAGAGAAGGGATGTGTAACGGCGGCACGTATGGTTATGAGGGGCCGTGTCCGAAATATTTTACGGGAAATCATTCTTACGACTTCACTCTTATTGCCATAGATTCGGTTCCTGATATCCCGATGGATGCTGATTATAAAGCTCTGTCAGATGATGTTCAGAATCACATTCTCGGTGAGGCAACATTGAGAGGAACCGTAAAAGGAACGGGAGAAGAAGCGGTAGAGAAATCGTAG
- a CDS encoding RNA ligase partner protein translates to MKSYIIDTNLFFNMEAALGLGETTADIVKNIVRAVQKAPDGEVEIVVPPTIVQEITSFFDSPDDPLLKSLFGSVTVKSPRTSEQSVSAVIIERLIEDYRDRAYRAMKVAEEEIIHTAEMFMGKEVLPHKEFQIACGKILTKLRERYRNATRTGTIDSKADFDLIMLAKELDGYLVTTDEGVTYWARLLGVKEMSSSVFGKKMQEYL, encoded by the coding sequence ATGAAAAGCTATATTATTGACACAAATTTGTTCTTCAACATGGAAGCCGCACTCGGTCTAGGGGAGACTACGGCAGATATTGTAAAAAACATAGTCAGGGCAGTACAAAAAGCTCCTGATGGGGAGGTCGAAATCGTCGTGCCTCCTACAATAGTCCAAGAAATCACATCTTTTTTTGACAGTCCGGACGATCCGTTGCTAAAATCGCTCTTTGGCTCTGTTACGGTTAAATCTCCCAGAACGTCAGAACAGTCTGTTTCGGCAGTCATTATTGAGCGTCTTATCGAAGATTATAGAGATAGAGCCTACCGCGCCATGAAAGTTGCGGAAGAAGAGATTATACACACAGCAGAAATGTTTATGGGAAAAGAGGTACTGCCGCATAAAGAGTTTCAAATTGCCTGCGGTAAGATTCTTACCAAACTGCGTGAACGGTATCGGAATGCCACACGCACGGGAACCATCGACAGCAAGGCTGATTTTGACCTCATTATGCTCGCAAAAGAACTCGACGGGTATCTGGTCACCACTGATGAAGGAGTCACATACTGGGCTCGTTTGTTGGGCGTGAAGGAGATGTCTTCTTCTGTCTTTGGAAAAAAGATGCAAGAGTATCTTTAA